The sequence GCATTAGGAACCGTGAATTTGATGGAAAAAGGCGAAAAGCTAGATATAGGAGAGTTAACATTACTAGACATAAGGGAGTCTCTTGTTCAACCGGGTAGAGACCCGCGAGATGACTTGCCGCAACCGTTATTGAAAAAAGATGTCTTGAAAATGGAAGATTTGCTAACAGGAATGGAATTGCAGGGAACTGTTCGTAATGTTGTAGACTTTGGAGCATTCGTTGATATAGGTGTTAAACAAGATGGGCTTGTGCATATTTCAAAGTTAAAAAGAGGCTTCGTTAAACACCCTCTAGATGTCGTATCTCTGGGTGATGTTGTGACCGTATGGGTGGAAAGTATCGATGTACAAAAAGGAAGAGTGTCATTAACGATGCTTTCTCCAATAGAGAAATGAATTCTGTGAAAACACTGCTTATGAGCGGTGTTTTTTTCTGTAAAAAAACCAACATTGATTCAATAATTTAATTTGGTAGTGGTCTTTTTCGAGGAAGGCTCGTTTCATTTGGTTTTGAAGCCAATTCGGCATTGAGATACCTCCTTAACTGAAGTCAGTTAGACAGATTTATCTTATTTTATGCTATAATAGCTTGTCATGTTCTAAGAGAAAGGGCAGAATTCCGATGAGAAATGAGGAACTTCAAAAAACGGTAGAAAAAATATCGATTGATTTGTTTGGGAAGCCGTTTAAACATAAAGCGTATTTCAACTTGAGGCTAAGAACAACAGGTGGACGCTACTTATTAAGGGAACATCATATTGAGCTAAATAGGAAGTATTATGATGAGTTAGGTCATAAGGAATTAATCGGTATCATTAAGCATGAGTTATGTCACTATCACTTACATCTTGAGGGGAAAGGATATAGGCACAAGGACCAAGATTTTAAATCTCTAATGAAAAAAGTTGATGCTCCGAGGCATTGTGCTGTTCTTCCTTCATATAATCGTTCTGAAAGGAAAGTGGAATATCGGTATCGGTGTGAAAAATGCGGACTAAATTATTATCGTAAGAAAAAAATGAATACAACCAAGTATGTCTGTGGGCGTTGTAAGGGGAGTATTGTATTTTTAGGAAAAAAGTGATTTATCAATTTTTCATTTTGTATGGCTTGACAGATTATATGAAATTTCATATAATCTACATTGTTGATGTCAAACATTAGACTATTCCGCAGTAGCTCAGTGGTAGAGCTATCGGCTGTTAACCGATCGGTCGCAAGTTCGAATCTTGCCTGCGGAGCCATTTTTATTTGGGGAAGTACTCAAGTGG is a genomic window of Bacillus sp. 2205SS5-2 containing:
- the cmpA gene encoding cortex morphogenetic protein CmpA, which codes for MPNWLQNQMKRAFLEKDHYQIKLLNQCWFFYRKKHRS
- a CDS encoding SprT family protein, which codes for MRNEELQKTVEKISIDLFGKPFKHKAYFNLRLRTTGGRYLLREHHIELNRKYYDELGHKELIGIIKHELCHYHLHLEGKGYRHKDQDFKSLMKKVDAPRHCAVLPSYNRSERKVEYRYRCEKCGLNYYRKKKMNTTKYVCGRCKGSIVFLGKK